In Silene latifolia isolate original U9 population chromosome X, ASM4854445v1, whole genome shotgun sequence, the following proteins share a genomic window:
- the LOC141618036 gene encoding uncharacterized protein LOC141618036 encodes MGFVVKPKMNLITVMTLKPCLRKKCPLILCHVRDMRVQEPTSSDIPVVGEFSDVFRDEIPGLPPKRDIDFSVELKPGTGPISKAPYRMGPKELEELKKQLNELLDKGPFLDRFVVVFIDDILVYSKAKEEYEEHLRRFVKDFSKISRPMTALMREETRFRWEESCERDGRWCVPSDVDLKKLIMIKAHFTPYSVHPGGDKLYKDLMTFWCPNMKKDVAEFLAMCLTCQRTKRTIKNLKDMLRAGAMEFCGSWEDRLDLIEFSYNNSYHSSIRMTPFEALYGRKCRSPVCWDDSAEAVVLGPQMVQDMIEQVHLIRQKMKAAQDRQKSYADLHRRDIEFAVENSELDESLTYAEVPKEILDRKVRKVRNGETVLLKVLWSNRNVEEATWEPEESMRELFSHLFDQVKDS; translated from the exons ATGGGTTTCGTGGTAAAGCCTAAGATGAATTTGATCACGGTAATGACTTTAAAgccatgtttgaggaagaagtgtcctctaatcctttgtcatgtgagGGATATGCGAGTACAGGAGCCAACATCATCTGACATACCGGTGGTTGGGGAGTTCAGTGATGTTTTTCgagatgagataccggggttacctcCTAAGAGGGACATCGACTTTAGTGTTGAACtcaaaccagggacgggacctatatctaaagcaccataccgGATGGGACCtaaagagttggaagagttgaagaagcagttgaATGAGTTGCTAGACAAGGG CCCGTTCTTAGATAGGTTTGTGGTCGTctttattgatgacatcttggtctactctaaggcTAAGGAGGAGTATGAGGAGCACCTAAG gaggtttgtgaaagacttctcGAAGATTTCTaggcctatgacagctttgatgagggaAGAGACCAGATTCCGTTGGGAGGAGAGTTGTGAACGGG atgggagaTGGTGCGTACCTAGTGACGTGGACTTGAAAAAGTTGATCATGATAAAGGCTCATTTCACTCCTTATTCAGTACATCCGGGCGGTGACAAGCTCTATAAGGACTTAATGACGTTTTGGTGCCCTAATATGAAGAAAGATGTTGCTGAGTTCTTGGCTATGTGTTTAACTTGTCAaagg ACTAAAAGGACTATCAAGAACCTaaaggatatgttacgagctggTGCTATGGAATTCTGTGGAAGTTGGGAGGATAGGCTGgacttgatcgagttttcatacaacaacagctatcactctAGCATTaggatgacaccttttgaggctttgtatggcaggaagtgcagAAGTCCagtgtgttgggatgatagtgctgaggctgTGGTTTTGGGGCCACAAATggtccaagacatgattgagcaAGTACACTTGATTCGCCagaagatgaaagcagctcaagataggcaaaagagttacgcGGACTTGCATCGTAGGGACATCgagtttgcg gttgagaataGCGAGTTAGATGAGTCTCTAACTTATGCagaggttcctaaggagatcttggATCGCAAGGTACGCAAGGTACGCAATGGCGAGACCGTCTTACTTAAGGTGCTATGGTCTAATcgcaatgtggaagaggccacttGGGAACCGGAGGAGTCTATGAGAGAGCTCTTTTCTCACCTTTTTGaccag gtgaaggattcgtaA